One segment of Anastrepha obliqua isolate idAnaObli1 chromosome 3, idAnaObli1_1.0, whole genome shotgun sequence DNA contains the following:
- the LOC129240433 gene encoding heparan sulfate 2-O-sulfotransferase pipe-like yields MDSVYSDPLVQIFNLNPTEMNNTLKAELDILIFNRVPKTGSIQFIELMRKLGRVHNFDVEVDPQNGGIRPILNENEEGDLVENIANADDGTVFVSHVNYLNFTKYDTPKPIYVNMVRDPVERVISWYYYIRSPWIFVPNRRKSNREMPNPQWVNTEFDQCVLTGDRACTYIEGSGLERVGDHRRQILFFCGHNERKCMPFNTKLPMQIAMQNVEREYAVVGTWEDTNVTLSVLESYIPSYFRGAKNMYYSGMQNDLKNYNPMKPHIAEDIKEMVRKNFTREIEFYQFCRQRLHKQYLAIKLNELMTFDKDLQNLHKTAVKKINKLMGIMTR; encoded by the exons TTCAATTTGAATCCAACCGAAATGAATAATACCTTAAAAGCCGAATTAGACATCTTAATATTTAATCGTGTACCGAAAACTGGTAGCATTCAATTTATTGAATTAATGCGTAAATTGGGAAGAGTACATAATTTCGATGTTGAGGTTGATCCCCAGAATGGTGGCATACGTCCCATACTAAACGAGAATGAAGAGGGTGAtttagttgaaaatattgcgaatGCTGATGATGGTACTGTCTTTGTTAGCCAtgtaaattatttgaattttacaaaatacgACACGCCAAAGCCGATTTATGTGAATATGGTACGCGATCCAGTAGAGCGGGTAATTAGTTGGTACTACTATATCAGATCACCGTGGATATTTGTGCCGAATCGTCGCAAAAGCAATAGAGAAATGCCAAATCCCCAATGGGTTAATACGGAGTTTGATCAATGCGTATTGACTGGTGATAGAGCCTGCACTTACATTGAAGGGTCGGGTTTAGAGCGAGTCGGCGATCATCGCCGTCAAATACTATTCTTCTGTGGCCACAATGAACGTAAATGCAT GCCGTTTAATACAAAACTGCCAATGCAAATTGCTATGCAAAATGTTGAGCGGGAGTATGCCGTAGTGGGTACATGGGAAGACACCAATGTGACGCTGAGTGTTTTGGAAAGTTACATACCATCTTATTTTCGGGGcgctaaaaatatgtattact CGGGCATGCAGAATGACCTGAAAAATTATAATCCTATGAAACCACACATTGCCGAAGATATCAAAGAAATGGTGCGTAAAAATTTTACACGAGAAATTGAGTTCTATCAGTTTTGCCGGCAACGTCTACACAAGCAATACTTagctattaaattaaatgaacttATGACCTTTGATAAAGATTTACAGAATCTGCACAAGAcagctgtaaaaaaaattaataaac tGATGGGAATCATGACCAGATAA